GGGCCCTTCCCCATCGAGCAGCTCCAGGTACGGGCCCCCGTCTCCTCCCGTCCCCCGCCGAAACCCTCGCCGATTTCTTGGCCTGCTCCCTgctccccctccgcgcccgaATGGGGTTTCGTCTCCGACTTTTCTTGGGGTCCGCGTGACGGGAAATGGAGGTGGGTTTCGTCGCGGTCTCGGCCTCTCAGGTTCCTTGGGTGGGGCGTTGGGTCTTGGCCGAGATATCGGAGGTTCTTGAATCTTTTGCTTTCCCCGCTTGGTGGAGTCAAGGCCGAGGCTTTCTTGGATTTCCCGGCACGTGCGCGGATGAGCTGGCATTGGTTTTCCCCAATCATTGCCGCAGCTTCTTGATTGGTTGATTCGCCTCTTCCCGTGAATAGCGCCAAGATTCTGGGCGTTTCTTGAAACCTGGTTGATGCGTGGTTGAGTCGGCACTGTGTCCCCAGATTCTTGGTTTCGAAAACCTAGGTTCTTGATTGATTAGCCTTTTCCCCATGAATCGCATCAAGATTGAGTGGCCCTTGGAAATTCCTGTTTGTTCGGAGTTGAATCGGGAACAAGTTTTTAGTTATGGAACCCTAGCCCCTTGATTCGATTCAGGGATCAAGGCCGTGGTTCTGGTGGCTTGCAGTCGCAGTCCACTTATGTtggtcttttttttttggattgGTTTGGTCGTTCTCCCCAAGATTGCAGATTCTGCTGCAATAAACAGTTTCAACGTTTAGGGCATTTCTAGCTGACCTGAGATGGTGGTCTCGCAATTGAATTGTAATTAGGCTGTCCAGTTGATTCACGGATTCTTtcttttgagattggcttgacaAATGAAGCATGAATCTACTATTCAGTTTCTTGTGAGAAGTGCTGTTCTGGTTGTTGATTTTCCTATGCCTATAACATTTTAGATGTGTCAGTTTTTCCCTCTCTGACAGTCCTGAAAATGAGGAATATGCTGCCTGAATAACACTGGCCTTTTAACTAATGAATGACGCAAATACAATTCATTGCCTAATGATGTAACTTTCTTCAAGCTAAACGTAGAATGCCAGAGCTCTTAGGATGCCATGTTGCAATTTGTTTCTATTCCCTTGTTTCAGTGCCATCTAAGGTGCCTGACTAATTAGTTACTTTTAATTGTTATTTGTTGCCCAGGCATCTGGTATAGCTGCACTGGATGTGAAAAAGCTCAAAGATTCTGGTCTCCATACTGTGGAGGCTGTGGCTTACACTCCAAGGAAAGATCTTCTGCAAATAAAAGGAATAAGTGAAGCTAAAGTTGACAAGATAGTTGAAGCAGGTTAATACTATGAGGCTGCTGATTGTATTGATGCTCAGTTGTGTGAAAATTGTATTGCACTTGAACACTATCAATGCAATAACTGTCTGCAAATCTTTTGCAGCATCGAAGATAGTTCCACTGGGGTTTACAAGTGCCAGCCAACTTCATGCACAGCGACTGGAGATTATTCAAGTTACAACTGGATCAAGAGAGCTTGACAAGATCTTGGAGGGTAATGCGCTTGTAGATTCCATCATCCTTCTTTGCCTTCAGAATTTGTATTAGTGAGTTGGGATCATTTAGCATTCTGTTATGATCTTTCAACAGGGGGGATAGAAACAGGATCTATCACAGAGATATATGGTGAGTTCCGCTCTGGAAAGACTCAGTTGTGTCACACCCTTTGTGTTACGTGTCAGGTGAGATTTTTATCTGCCTACCTATTTTTTTCCATTTCATGCCTGGATTGTTTTGTTGGTCTCAAATATGTTAGTAATTCACATTACAGCTTCCATTGGACCAAGGTGGTGGTGAAGGAAAGGCTCTATACATTGATGCAGAGGGTACTTTCAGACCACAAAGGCTCTTGCAGATTGCTGACAGGTGATACCTTAATTGCAGTTTTTAGTTGTATTATGACAAAAAAAAATTGACTGCTAAACATGAACATCCTGGAATCCAGGTTTGGACTGAATGGCGCTGATGTGTTAGAGAATGTGGCTTATGCCAGAGCTTATAATACAGATCATCAATCCAGACTTCTGCTGGAGGCAGCTTCTATGATGATAGAAACCAGGtaagttgaaaatccaactttTACTTTATGAGTCTACCTGTTGACTGTCTGTTACTTTAAGCACATAACAACTATACTCGTGCTTTATTTTCTTTAGATAGGTGATCTACATTTCTGCACTTGGTAAATAGTTAATAGATTTGGTTATCTTCTGCTTATGAACCATAAGGATCAGGCCTTACTTAATGCACTGTTTCTTTCTATCACATAGCAGTTCCATATTATGAAATTTAAAGTATACATATAACTCTTGCAAAGAACTGAAGTTCATTATAATTTAAAGCAGTAGTTTTgtgagttttcactctgcatTGAACAAGAAAATCCTGGTTTTCTTCATGACACATTATTCAGCTAAgctaacagaaaagtaatgtgGTTGGGCAGCTGATGTACATTTTTTCAGTCCAACATGTACAGTACAAATATTATACTATGCTTGTTATGAAGGTAATAGAAGTACTAGCTGTTGTTCCAAATTTCTCATCTGAATGTCTACAATTGCAGGTTTGCTCTCATGGTTGTAGACAGTGCCACAGCTCTGTACAGAACTGATTTCTCAGGAAGAGGGGAGCTATCAGCAAGGCAAATGCATATGGCTAAGTTCTTAAGGAGCCTTCAGAAGTTAGCTGATGAGGTCAGTTATAAGTTAGGATTCTTTCTTTTAATCATTGAGACTGAAGCATTGTATCTTTATGTTTATGCTTTCATTCAAAATGAAAGTGATGTTCACACTGCCATCATGGTTGTTTAGTTTGCTTAATTTGATTTAATTGATCACTTAAGTTTGGAGTAGCTGTGGTTATCACCAATCAAGTAGTAGCACAAGTGGATGGCTCTGCTATGTTTGCCGGACCGCAGATCAAGCCCATTGGTGGAAACATCATGGCTCATGCTTCCACAACAAGGTGTTTTACTTTGTAAACTGACAATGCTAACCAGTTTTCTGTATCGCAATCCCCAACTTCTGTTGTATTCCTATCCGCATCTTATCTTAAAATATAAATGCTGTTTCAGGCTTGCTCTTCGCAAGGGAAGAGGGGAGGAGCGAATCTGTAAAGTAATCAGCTCTCCCTGCCTGGCTGAGGCGGAAGCGAGGTTTCAGATAGCTTCTGAAGGTGTCGCAGACGTCAAGGATTGAGACCAATTGACCACCTATCTCAGCTTACTGCAGGGTACAGCACTTGATCTCCATTGCTGGCCTGCTGCTTGCTTTGTCAACGCTGGGTCAACTGCTGTGTTGCCCCTCCTCGATGTACAGAGCACTTGCTTTCCCATGTGGGAATGCATACCTGCTGTGACGTTGAGTGTCACTGTTGTACAAAAACGATGAATGTACTGTACTGCATTGCTAATGCATGTAATATGACATCTGCAACGGATATTGAATCGATTCTAGTTTGTCCTGCTAAGTGGGTGTTTGGATCCAGGGACTAATTTTTAGTTCGGGTCACATTGGACATTTGGATGCCAATTAGAGAGACTAAACATGAGCTAACTGTAAAACTAATTATATAAATGGAAACTAATTaatgagatgaatctattaaatttaattaatccatcattacaTATGTTTATTGTAGCACAACATTATccaattatggactaattaggcttaatggatTTGTCTTGCGAATTAGTCTTCATTTATGCAATGGATTTTGTAATTAGCTTACATTTAATGTTCAAATATTCAATGTGACGGGACTAAATTTAGTCCTGAGGAACCAAACAGGCTCTAAATCAGCTTTTTACCCAGTTTATCTTGCATTATACTACAGTTTATATACATGGCAGCTACTGAATCTGTAGTCTAAGTGAAACTATGGCGTTGCAGCATTATGGCTGATAAAGAGAAAATAGCCTGGATTCTAGATCCTTTTATCTGCGAATGGGGACCGTGGTGTCATTCAAATGCCTTTGCTTTCGCCATGAAATATTTTGGTTTTTATTTAACATTTTGCTGATAGATCTGGAATGCAACTGGACATAAGTTTCTGCTTTCCATTGTAGATGCTCAGGTAATTGAATCTATTGGTTTGAGTTGCAAAAAATTGCAGCAGcctttatgtgtaatttttttaTTAACTGGTTTCACCAAAAGTAGAGATGAGAGTAGTGGGCATTTTACGTGGGCACCATATAGTATGGGATGCGGGAGTATATATACCTTGAATAAAGTTATACGAACTCGTATAGTTGGAATAAACTATATGAACTTATTGTACAAAAGCGTAAATTATACAATCAAACCGTACAAACTCGTAAAATAAATATTTGTGCATGTGGAATAAATTATACAAACTAATGGATCGTAGATTTGTATACTTGAAACTAATACATTGCGGATATAGAACAAATTATGATCCAGAAAAAATAAATGGATAAATTTAAGTATAGTAAGCAAGGGGAGAATGACAACTAAATCAAATAAAACAAAAGATTAAATAAGAAGAGAGAAGCATCAAGCATCAATGTCCTTATAGCACTCTCGCACTTAGTTTGTGTAAAAGAAGAGAGTTAAAAAATAAGAGTCACAAAAGCAGATAACATGCAAAGCACCAAATGCATAGGGGAAAAAAGATAAAACCAAAAGTAAataaaagggaaaaaaagaTAATATGCAAGGGAATAAAAAAATATATGAAACAGAAACAGATGAAGCAAAGGAAAGCACTAGATGCGCTTTGAAATATTTAATTTTCTTTTGCTATTCATCTTTGCTTGCTGCCCGAGGAAAGGCACCTAGTCAAAGAAATAGCCGAGGAAAAGCAGCAGGACCGACCACGGCCGACGATCGACGACTACATAGCACACGGAGTACCAGCATACCGATGGAGGCATTCCGAGGTATCATCAGTTCATCACTCAAGTGAACTTGTTGCTAGTCTGCTAGATAGGGATGGTCGATGGCTGATGTAGCCGGCAACGAAGCTATTAAATATAAGCTAACTGTAAACTAATtacataaatggagactaattaaTGAGATGAATCTcttaaatctaattaatttaTCATTAGTATATGTTTACTATAGCATAATATTGTccaattatgaactaattaagTTTAAcggattcgtctcgcgaattagtcttcatttatgcaatggattttataattagtttaCATTTAATAGTCCTAATTGGTGTTCAAATATTCAACGTGACAGGACTAAATTTAATCCTGACAAACCAAACAGGCTCTAAACAGTTTATATACATGGCAGCTACTGAATCCGTAGTCTGAGTGAAACTATGGCATTGCAGCATTATGGCTGGCAAAGAGGAAATAGTCTGAATTCTAGATCTTTTTATCTGTGAATGGGGACCGTGGTGTCATTCAAATGCCTTTGCTTTCGCCGTGAAATATTTTGGTTTTTATTTAACATTTTGCTGATAGATCTGGAATGCAACTGGACATAAGTTTCTGCTTTCCATTGTAGATGCTCAGGTAATTGAATCTATTGGTTTGAGTTGCAAAAAATTGCAGCAGcctttatgtgtaatttttttaTTAACTGGTTTCACCAAAAGTAGAGATGAGAGTAGTGGGCGTTTTACGTGGGCACCTTATAGTATGGGATGCGGAGTATATATACCTTGAACAAAGTTATACGAACTCGTATAGCTGGAATAAACTATATGAATTTATTGTATAAAAGCGTAAATTATACAATCAAACTGTACAAACTCGTAAAATAAATATTTGTGCATGTGGAATAAATTATACAAACTAATGGAACATAGATTTGTATACCTGAAAATAATACATTGCGGACATAGAACAAATTATGATCctagaaaaaataaaaataaatggATAAATTTAAGTATAGTAAGCAAGGGGAGAATGACAACTAAATCAAATAAAACAGAAGATTAAATAAGAAGAGAGAAGCATCAAGCAACAATGTCCTTATAGCACTCACGCACTTAGTTTGTGTAAAAGAAGAGAGTTAAAAAATAAGAGTCACAAAAGCAGATAACATGCAAAGCACCAAATGCataggaaaaaaaaagataaaaccAAAAGTAAATAAAAGGGACAAAAATATAATATGCAAGGGAATAAAAAATATATGAAACAGAAATAGATGAAGCAAAGGAAAGCACCAGATGCGCTTTGAAATTATTTAATTTTCTATTGCCATTCATCTTTGCTTGCTGCCCGAGGAAAGGCACCTAGTCAAAGAAATAGCCCGAGGAAATGCAGCAGGGACCGACCACGGCCGACGATCGACGACTATATAGCACACGGAGTACCAACATACCAATGGAGACATTCCGAGGTATCATCAGTTCATCACTCAAGTGAACTTGTTGCTAGTCTGCTAGATAGGGGTGGTCGATGGCTGACGTAGCCGGCAACGAAGCCGAGCAAGCTGCACCAAACATCAATGcacggccaccgccgcccgtgCTAGATCCCCAGCTGTTCATGGCTGCTCGCCGCGGCGACAGCGAGCGGCTGaaggagctgctgctgctgcggaacGACGGCGACCAGCAGCAAGGAGGCCCTGCCGCGGCCACAGCGACGACGACGGCACAAGTCATCCTGGAAGTTGATCGGCCCCCCGCGGCAGCTCCATTGCTGCATCTCCTTGATGGGCTGACCGGCAACGAGGGGGACTCCCTGCTCCACGTCGTTGCAGCCTGCGGCCACGACGGCGACGAGGACTTCCTCAACTGCGCCAAGATGATCTACCGGGGCAGAAGCGGCCTCCTGGTCGCGCGCAACAACAGGGGCGACACGCCCCTGCACTGCGCCGCCGGCGCTGGGAACGCCGGCATGATCTCCTGCATCATGGCgctcgcggcggccggcgacgagaccACGGTGACGGAGTTCCTGAGGATGCGGAACAAGTGTGGGGAGACCGCCCTGCACCAGGCGGTGCGCGCTGGCAGCGA
Above is a genomic segment from Panicum hallii strain FIL2 chromosome 8, PHallii_v3.1, whole genome shotgun sequence containing:
- the LOC112902942 gene encoding DNA repair protein RAD51 homolog A; its protein translation is MSAAAQQQRAAAEQEEEVGHGPFPIEQLQASGIAALDVKKLKDSGLHTVEAVAYTPRKDLLQIKGISEAKVDKIVEAASKIVPLGFTSASQLHAQRLEIIQVTTGSRELDKILEGGIETGSITEIYGEFRSGKTQLCHTLCVTCQLPLDQGGGEGKALYIDAEGTFRPQRLLQIADRFGLNGADVLENVAYARAYNTDHQSRLLLEAASMMIETRFALMVVDSATALYRTDFSGRGELSARQMHMAKFLRSLQKLADEFGVAVVITNQVVAQVDGSAMFAGPQIKPIGGNIMAHASTTRLALRKGRGEERICKVISSPCLAEAEARFQIASEGVADVKD